From a region of the Lactuca sativa cultivar Salinas chromosome 4, Lsat_Salinas_v11, whole genome shotgun sequence genome:
- the LOC111894985 gene encoding uncharacterized protein At4g28440 gives MATINETAAVEIENQQPEQGGRGIVKRKPVFVKVGDLKPGTNGHTLAVKVLSSTTVLDKKSRISSSFSSRPGAANTRIAECLIGDETGTILFTARNDQVDLMKAGNSVIIRNAKIDMFKGSMRLAVDKWGRIEVTEPASFTVKEDNNLSLVEYELVNVAE, from the exons ATGGCGACGATCAATGAAACGGCGGCGGTGGAGATTGAAAATCAACAACCAGAACAGGGAGGAAGAGGAATAGTGAAGCGGAAGCCGGTGTTCGTGAAGGTGGGCGACCTGAAACCTGGAACCAACGGCCATACCCTCGCCGTCAAGGTCTTGTCTTCAACGACGGTCTTAGACAAGAAATCACGAATCTCATCTTCATTCAGTAGCCGACCCGGCGCTGCTAACACTCGCATCGCCGAATGCCTTATTGGTGATGAAACCGGCACCATTCTCTTCACTGCTCGTAACGATCAAg TGGACTTGATGAAGGCTGGAAACTCTGTGATAATCCGAAATGCGAAGATTGATATGTTCAAAGGGTCCATGAGACTTGCTGTGGATAAATGGGGGCGAATTGAGGTGACCGAGCCTGCAAGTTTTACTGTTAAGGAGGATAACAACTTGTCTCTGGTGGAGTATGAGTTGGTGAATGTTGCTGAATAA